A section of the Capra hircus breed San Clemente chromosome 23, ASM170441v1, whole genome shotgun sequence genome encodes:
- the GTPBP2 gene encoding GTP-binding protein 2 isoform X1: MDSRVSELFGGCCRPGGGPAVGGTLKARGAGGSSSCGGPKGKKKNGRNRGSKANNPPYLPPEAEDGNIEYKLKLVNPSQYRFEHLVTQMKWRLQEGRGEAVYQIGVEDNGLLVGLAEEEMRASLKTLHRMAEKVGADITVLREREVDYDSDTPRKITEVLVRKVPDNQQFLDLRVAVLGNVDSGKSTLLGVLTQGELDNGRGRARLNLFRHLHEIQSGRTSSISFEILGFNSKGEVVNYSDSRTAEEICESSSKMITFIDLAGHHKYLHTTIFGLTSYCPDCALLLVSANTGIAGTTREHLGLALALKVPFFIVVSKVDLCAKTTVERTVRQLERVLKQPGCHKVPMLVTSEDDAVTAAQQFAQSPNITPIFTLSSVSGESLDLLKVFLNILPPLTNSKEQEELMQQLTEFQVDEIYTVPEVGTVVGGTLSSGICREGDQLVVGPTDDGCFLELRVCSIQRNRSACRVLRAGQAATLALGDFDRALLRKGMVMVSPEMNPTICSVFEAEIVLLFHATTFRRGFQVTVHVGNVRQTAVVEKIHAKDKLRTGEKAVVRFRFLKHPEYLKVGAKLLFREGVTKGIGHVTDVQAIAAGEAQANMGF, encoded by the exons ATGGACTCGCGGGTATCGGAGCTGTTCGGCGGCTGCTGCCGACCCGGAGGGGGCCCGGCCGTGGGCGGAACCCTCAAGGCTAGGGGCGCCGGCGGCAGCAGTAGCTGCGGTGGCCcgaaggggaagaaaaagaacgGAAGGAACAGAGGGAGCAAAGCCAACAACCCCCCGTACCTGCCCCCCGAG GCTGAAGATGGAAACATCGAATATAAA CTGAAGCTGGTGAACCCATCCCAGTATCGTTTTGAGCACCTGGTGACACAGATGAAGTGGCGGCTCCAGGAGGGCCGTGGTGAGGCCGTCTACCAGATTGGGGTAGAGGACAATGGGCTGCTGGTGGGGCTGGCTGAGGAGGAGATGCGGGCTTCCCTCAAGACCCTGCACCGGATGGCAGAGAA AGTTGGGGCAGACATCACTGTTCTCCGAGAGCGAGAAGTGGACTATGATAGCGACACACCCCGGAAGATCACCGAGGTGCTAGTACGAAAGGTTCCTGACAACCAACAG TTCCTGGACCTCCGTGTGGCCGTCCTGGGGAATGTGGACTCAGGGAAGTCAACTCTGCTTGgagtcctgacccagggagagcTGGACAATGGGCGGGGCCGGGCTCGGCTCAACCTTTTCCGCCACCTGCATGAAATTCAGTCCGGCCGAACCTCCAGCATCAGCTTCGAGATCCTGGGCTTTAACAGCAAGGGAGAG GTGGTGAATTACAGTGACTCAAGGACGGCAGAAGAGATCTGTGAGAGCAGCTCCAAGATGATCACCTTCATCGACCTGGCAGGCCACCACAAGTACCTGCACACCACCATCTTTGGCCTCACCTCCTACTGCCCCGACTGCGCCCTGCTCCTCGTCAGTGCAAACACTGGGATCG CTGGCACCACACGGGAACACCTGGGGCTGGCACTGGCCCTGAAAGTGCCCTTCTTCATCGTGGTCAGCAAGGTGGACCTGTGTGCCAAGACTACCGTGGAGAGGACAGTACGCCAGCTAGAGCGGGTCCTCAAGCAGCCTGGCTGCCACAAGGTTCCCATGCTGGTCACCTCTGAGGACGATGCCGTCACTGCTGCACAGCAGTTTGCCCAGTCCCCCAA CATCACCCCTATCTTCACACTGTCCAGCGTGTCTGGAGAGAGCCTGGACCTGCTCAAAGTCTTTCTGAACATTTTGCCTCCACTCACCAATAGCAAAGAGCAGGAGGAGCTCATGCAGCAGCTGACAGAGTTCCAG GTGGATGAAATCTACACGGTACCAGAGGTGGGCACAGTTGTTGGAGGGACACTTTCCAG TGGGATTTGCCGTGAGGGGGACCAGCTGGTGGTAGGCCCCACGGATGATGGCTGCTTCCTGGAGCTCAGAGTTTGCAGCATCCAACGCAACCGCTCTGCCTGTCGTGTGCTGCGAGCTGGTCAGGCCGCTACGCTGGCCCTCGGGGACTTTGACAGAGCTCTCCTTCGCAAG GGCATGGTGATGGTGAGCCCAGAGATGAATCCCACCATCTGCTCAGTGTTCGAGGCAGAGATAGTGCTGCTGTTCCATGCCACCACCTTCCGGCGAGGCTTCCAGGTGACAGTTCACGTGGGCAACGTACGCCAGACAGCAGTGGTGGAGAAGATACATGCAAAG GACAAGCTGCGGacaggggagaaggcagtggtacgTTTCCGCTTCCTGAAACACCCAGAGTACCTGAAGGTGGGCGCCAAGCTGCTGTTCCGGGAGGGTGTCACCAAGGGCATCGGCCATGTCACCGATGTGCAAGCCATTGCAGCAGGAGAGGCCCAGGCCAACATGGGCTTCTGA
- the GTPBP2 gene encoding GTP-binding protein 2 isoform X2, which produces MDSSRSEPLQGSPEAEDGNIEYKLKLVNPSQYRFEHLVTQMKWRLQEGRGEAVYQIGVEDNGLLVGLAEEEMRASLKTLHRMAEKVGADITVLREREVDYDSDTPRKITEVLVRKVPDNQQFLDLRVAVLGNVDSGKSTLLGVLTQGELDNGRGRARLNLFRHLHEIQSGRTSSISFEILGFNSKGEVVNYSDSRTAEEICESSSKMITFIDLAGHHKYLHTTIFGLTSYCPDCALLLVSANTGIAGTTREHLGLALALKVPFFIVVSKVDLCAKTTVERTVRQLERVLKQPGCHKVPMLVTSEDDAVTAAQQFAQSPNITPIFTLSSVSGESLDLLKVFLNILPPLTNSKEQEELMQQLTEFQVDEIYTVPEVGTVVGGTLSSGICREGDQLVVGPTDDGCFLELRVCSIQRNRSACRVLRAGQAATLALGDFDRALLRKGMVMVSPEMNPTICSVFEAEIVLLFHATTFRRGFQVTVHVGNVRQTAVVEKIHAKDKLRTGEKAVVRFRFLKHPEYLKVGAKLLFREGVTKGIGHVTDVQAIAAGEAQANMGF; this is translated from the exons ATGGACTCCAGCAGGTCTGAACCTCTGCAAGGATCACCAGAG GCTGAAGATGGAAACATCGAATATAAA CTGAAGCTGGTGAACCCATCCCAGTATCGTTTTGAGCACCTGGTGACACAGATGAAGTGGCGGCTCCAGGAGGGCCGTGGTGAGGCCGTCTACCAGATTGGGGTAGAGGACAATGGGCTGCTGGTGGGGCTGGCTGAGGAGGAGATGCGGGCTTCCCTCAAGACCCTGCACCGGATGGCAGAGAA AGTTGGGGCAGACATCACTGTTCTCCGAGAGCGAGAAGTGGACTATGATAGCGACACACCCCGGAAGATCACCGAGGTGCTAGTACGAAAGGTTCCTGACAACCAACAG TTCCTGGACCTCCGTGTGGCCGTCCTGGGGAATGTGGACTCAGGGAAGTCAACTCTGCTTGgagtcctgacccagggagagcTGGACAATGGGCGGGGCCGGGCTCGGCTCAACCTTTTCCGCCACCTGCATGAAATTCAGTCCGGCCGAACCTCCAGCATCAGCTTCGAGATCCTGGGCTTTAACAGCAAGGGAGAG GTGGTGAATTACAGTGACTCAAGGACGGCAGAAGAGATCTGTGAGAGCAGCTCCAAGATGATCACCTTCATCGACCTGGCAGGCCACCACAAGTACCTGCACACCACCATCTTTGGCCTCACCTCCTACTGCCCCGACTGCGCCCTGCTCCTCGTCAGTGCAAACACTGGGATCG CTGGCACCACACGGGAACACCTGGGGCTGGCACTGGCCCTGAAAGTGCCCTTCTTCATCGTGGTCAGCAAGGTGGACCTGTGTGCCAAGACTACCGTGGAGAGGACAGTACGCCAGCTAGAGCGGGTCCTCAAGCAGCCTGGCTGCCACAAGGTTCCCATGCTGGTCACCTCTGAGGACGATGCCGTCACTGCTGCACAGCAGTTTGCCCAGTCCCCCAA CATCACCCCTATCTTCACACTGTCCAGCGTGTCTGGAGAGAGCCTGGACCTGCTCAAAGTCTTTCTGAACATTTTGCCTCCACTCACCAATAGCAAAGAGCAGGAGGAGCTCATGCAGCAGCTGACAGAGTTCCAG GTGGATGAAATCTACACGGTACCAGAGGTGGGCACAGTTGTTGGAGGGACACTTTCCAG TGGGATTTGCCGTGAGGGGGACCAGCTGGTGGTAGGCCCCACGGATGATGGCTGCTTCCTGGAGCTCAGAGTTTGCAGCATCCAACGCAACCGCTCTGCCTGTCGTGTGCTGCGAGCTGGTCAGGCCGCTACGCTGGCCCTCGGGGACTTTGACAGAGCTCTCCTTCGCAAG GGCATGGTGATGGTGAGCCCAGAGATGAATCCCACCATCTGCTCAGTGTTCGAGGCAGAGATAGTGCTGCTGTTCCATGCCACCACCTTCCGGCGAGGCTTCCAGGTGACAGTTCACGTGGGCAACGTACGCCAGACAGCAGTGGTGGAGAAGATACATGCAAAG GACAAGCTGCGGacaggggagaaggcagtggtacgTTTCCGCTTCCTGAAACACCCAGAGTACCTGAAGGTGGGCGCCAAGCTGCTGTTCCGGGAGGGTGTCACCAAGGGCATCGGCCATGTCACCGATGTGCAAGCCATTGCAGCAGGAGAGGCCCAGGCCAACATGGGCTTCTGA
- the GTPBP2 gene encoding GTP-binding protein 2 isoform X3: MAFDRHLSKQAEDGNIEYKLKLVNPSQYRFEHLVTQMKWRLQEGRGEAVYQIGVEDNGLLVGLAEEEMRASLKTLHRMAEKVGADITVLREREVDYDSDTPRKITEVLVRKVPDNQQFLDLRVAVLGNVDSGKSTLLGVLTQGELDNGRGRARLNLFRHLHEIQSGRTSSISFEILGFNSKGEVVNYSDSRTAEEICESSSKMITFIDLAGHHKYLHTTIFGLTSYCPDCALLLVSANTGIAGTTREHLGLALALKVPFFIVVSKVDLCAKTTVERTVRQLERVLKQPGCHKVPMLVTSEDDAVTAAQQFAQSPNITPIFTLSSVSGESLDLLKVFLNILPPLTNSKEQEELMQQLTEFQVDEIYTVPEVGTVVGGTLSSGICREGDQLVVGPTDDGCFLELRVCSIQRNRSACRVLRAGQAATLALGDFDRALLRKGMVMVSPEMNPTICSVFEAEIVLLFHATTFRRGFQVTVHVGNVRQTAVVEKIHAKDKLRTGEKAVVRFRFLKHPEYLKVGAKLLFREGVTKGIGHVTDVQAIAAGEAQANMGF, translated from the exons ATGGCCTTTGACAGACACCTGTCTAAACAA GCTGAAGATGGAAACATCGAATATAAA CTGAAGCTGGTGAACCCATCCCAGTATCGTTTTGAGCACCTGGTGACACAGATGAAGTGGCGGCTCCAGGAGGGCCGTGGTGAGGCCGTCTACCAGATTGGGGTAGAGGACAATGGGCTGCTGGTGGGGCTGGCTGAGGAGGAGATGCGGGCTTCCCTCAAGACCCTGCACCGGATGGCAGAGAA AGTTGGGGCAGACATCACTGTTCTCCGAGAGCGAGAAGTGGACTATGATAGCGACACACCCCGGAAGATCACCGAGGTGCTAGTACGAAAGGTTCCTGACAACCAACAG TTCCTGGACCTCCGTGTGGCCGTCCTGGGGAATGTGGACTCAGGGAAGTCAACTCTGCTTGgagtcctgacccagggagagcTGGACAATGGGCGGGGCCGGGCTCGGCTCAACCTTTTCCGCCACCTGCATGAAATTCAGTCCGGCCGAACCTCCAGCATCAGCTTCGAGATCCTGGGCTTTAACAGCAAGGGAGAG GTGGTGAATTACAGTGACTCAAGGACGGCAGAAGAGATCTGTGAGAGCAGCTCCAAGATGATCACCTTCATCGACCTGGCAGGCCACCACAAGTACCTGCACACCACCATCTTTGGCCTCACCTCCTACTGCCCCGACTGCGCCCTGCTCCTCGTCAGTGCAAACACTGGGATCG CTGGCACCACACGGGAACACCTGGGGCTGGCACTGGCCCTGAAAGTGCCCTTCTTCATCGTGGTCAGCAAGGTGGACCTGTGTGCCAAGACTACCGTGGAGAGGACAGTACGCCAGCTAGAGCGGGTCCTCAAGCAGCCTGGCTGCCACAAGGTTCCCATGCTGGTCACCTCTGAGGACGATGCCGTCACTGCTGCACAGCAGTTTGCCCAGTCCCCCAA CATCACCCCTATCTTCACACTGTCCAGCGTGTCTGGAGAGAGCCTGGACCTGCTCAAAGTCTTTCTGAACATTTTGCCTCCACTCACCAATAGCAAAGAGCAGGAGGAGCTCATGCAGCAGCTGACAGAGTTCCAG GTGGATGAAATCTACACGGTACCAGAGGTGGGCACAGTTGTTGGAGGGACACTTTCCAG TGGGATTTGCCGTGAGGGGGACCAGCTGGTGGTAGGCCCCACGGATGATGGCTGCTTCCTGGAGCTCAGAGTTTGCAGCATCCAACGCAACCGCTCTGCCTGTCGTGTGCTGCGAGCTGGTCAGGCCGCTACGCTGGCCCTCGGGGACTTTGACAGAGCTCTCCTTCGCAAG GGCATGGTGATGGTGAGCCCAGAGATGAATCCCACCATCTGCTCAGTGTTCGAGGCAGAGATAGTGCTGCTGTTCCATGCCACCACCTTCCGGCGAGGCTTCCAGGTGACAGTTCACGTGGGCAACGTACGCCAGACAGCAGTGGTGGAGAAGATACATGCAAAG GACAAGCTGCGGacaggggagaaggcagtggtacgTTTCCGCTTCCTGAAACACCCAGAGTACCTGAAGGTGGGCGCCAAGCTGCTGTTCCGGGAGGGTGTCACCAAGGGCATCGGCCATGTCACCGATGTGCAAGCCATTGCAGCAGGAGAGGCCCAGGCCAACATGGGCTTCTGA